A genomic window from Prunus persica cultivar Lovell chromosome G2, Prunus_persica_NCBIv2, whole genome shotgun sequence includes:
- the LOC109947549 gene encoding uncharacterized protein LOC109947549 isoform X3, translating into MRLNLSAKNKIGFVDGSVKTPASTDAKHSIWHRCNDMVLSWILNSVHPDIAGSVIYAETAAEVWNDLKERFSQGNDSRIYQIQQEIVEYRQGQQSVSAYYTKMKALWDELSSYHDTLSCTCGGLKEVAARQEKERVMQFLMGLNETYAAVRGQILMMQPLPDTRKVHALILQQERQVEVAARRDSNTSHHAMKVAQPSRSPAAQGNLTPLKCSYCDQERHSVDRCYFLHGFPVGHKLHGKNVKPPNRRKSAAHNTQASSMESTQALTTTPNEKPIFTTEEYTQLMALLRKENGNTPSFANATGRGYEEDDWPGQAT; encoded by the exons ATGCGTCTCAATCTTAGCGCAAAGAATAAGATTGGCTTTGTCGATGGGTCTGTCAAAACCCCAGCATCTACAGATGCGAAACACTCTATTTGGCATCGATGCAACGACATGGTATTGTCGTGGATCTTGAATTCAGTACATCCGGACATTGCCGGCAGCGTGATCTATGCCGAAACAGCGGCTGAAGTTTGGAATGACCTCAAAGAGAGGTTTTCACAGGGCAATGATTCCAGAATTTACCAAATCCAACAAGAAATTGTTGAATATCGACAAGGACAACAATCTGTCTCAGCTTATTACACCAAGATGAAGGCACTTTGGGACGAGTTGTCTTCCTACCATGACACTTTATCATGCACATGTGGAGGATTGAAGGAAGTTGCTGCACgacaagagaaagaaagagtcaTGCAGTTTCTTATGGGACTAAATGAGACTTATGCTGCCGTCAGGGGACAGATTTTGATGATGCAACCCCTTCCTGATACACGCAAGGTCCATGCCTTGATACTCCAGCAAGAACGACAGGTTGAAGTAGCTGCACGACGTGATAGCAATACCAGTCATCATGCGATGAAGGTTGCTCAACCCAGCCGTTCACCTGCAGCCCAAGGGAATCTGACTCCCTTAAAGTGTAGTTACTGTGACCAAGAACGACACAGCGTCGATCGCTGTTATTTTCTCCATGGTTTTCCCGTGGGCCATAAGCTACATGGCAAAAATGTGAAGCCACCCAACCGAAGGAAATCAGCTGCACATAATACTCAAGCAAGCTCTATGGAGTCAACTCAGGCATTAACTACCACTCCTAATGAGAAGCCCATATTCACCACCGAGGAGTACACTCAACTTATGGCGCTACTTCGGAAAGAGAATGGTAATACACCTTCTTTTGCTAATGCCACAG GACGTGGCTACGAAGAGGATGATTGGCCTGGGCAAGCAACATAA
- the LOC109947077 gene encoding uncharacterized protein LOC109947077, whose amino-acid sequence MKQPQGFEDAIHPSHVCKLLKSLYGLKQAPRAWNAKFTSYLPTLGFTLSHSDPSLFVKHTGIDIVLLLLYVDDIIITGSSSTLVQSVITDLGEAFDMKDMGKLTFFLGLEISYLSNGDIFVNQAKYLRDLLKKATMVECKPCSTPAKPYQQFLKDEGVSLQDPTPYRSLVGALQYLTFTRPDIAYAVNSVCQFMTAPTDIHFGAVKRILRYLKGTSHYGITYTSSDMQLLVYSDSDWAGDPNTRCSTTGYVVYLGNNPISWQSKKQTSVSRSSTEAEYKALAHSASEVSWIQQVLKDMHLFLATPPILHCDNLSALALSSNPVFHSRIKHLDTDFHFVRERVQRGDIHVQYVPTQEQVADVLTKGLHIVKIELGSKEMEAFTR is encoded by the coding sequence ATGAAGCAGCCTCAAGGCTTTGAAGATGCTATACATCCTTCTCATGTCTGCAAGTTACTCAAGTCCTTGTATGGTCTTAAACAAGCTCCTCGAGCTTGGAATGCTAAGTTCACCAGTTATCTTCCTACTTTGGGTTTCACTCTATCCCATTCTGATCCGAGTCTATTTGTTAAGCATACAGGCATTGACAtagttcttctccttctttatgtggatgacattaTCATCACTGGTTCCTCCTCTACATTAGTTCAATCTGTTATTACAGATCTGGGTGAAGCTTTTGATATGAAAGACATGGGCAaacttactttttttcttggattgGAGATTTCATATCTTTCGAATGGTGATATTTTTGTCAACCAGGCTAAGTATCTTCGAGATCTCCTCAAGAAGGCAACCATGGTTGAGTGTAAACCATGTTCAACACCAGCCAAACCTTATCAGCAGTTTCTTAAAGACGAAGGTGTTTCTCTCCAAGATCCTACTCCTTATCGAAGTCTCGTGGGGGCTCTTCAGTATCTCACTTTCACTAGGCCTGATATCGCCTATGCTGTCAATTCTGTATGCCAGTTTATGACAGCTCCTACAGATATTCATTTTGGTGCAGTCAAACGTATTCTCCGATATCTCAAGGGTACCTCTCATTATGGTATCACTTACACTTCAAGTGATATGCAACTGCTGGTCTATAGTGATTCGGATTGGGCAGGAGATCCTAATACCAGGTGCTCTACCACTGGTTATGTGGTTTATCTTGGGAACAATCCCATCTCATGGCAATCTAAAAAGCAAACTTCTGTTTCGAGAAGTTCTACAGAAGCCGAGTATAAGGCTTTAGCTCATTCTGCCTCTGAGGTTTCGTGGATACAACAAGTTCTTAAGGATATGCATTTGTTTCTTGCCACCCCTCCTATCTTGCATTGTGATAATTTGTCTGCTCTTGCCTTAAGTTCAAATCCTGTTTTTCATTCCAGGATCAAACATTTAGACACcgattttcattttgttcgtGAAAGAGTTCAGCGTGGGGACATTCATGTTCAATATGTGCCCACACAAGAACAGGTGGCTGATGTGCTCACCAAGGGGCTTCACATAGTGAAGATTGAGCTTGGTAGCAAGGAAATGGAAGCATTCACAAGATAA
- the LOC109947549 gene encoding uncharacterized protein LOC109947549 isoform X1 — MGETKSTEKSIDVSDPLTLHHSDHPGIVLVSRLLEGYNYGQWSRSMRLNLSAKNKIGFVDGSVKTPASTDAKHSIWHRCNDMVLSWILNSVHPDIAGSVIYAETAAEVWNDLKERFSQGNDSRIYQIQQEIVEYRQGQQSVSAYYTKMKALWDELSSYHDTLSCTCGGLKEVAARQEKERVMQFLMGLNETYAAVRGQILMMQPLPDTRKVHALILQQERQVEVAARRDSNTSHHAMKVAQPSRSPAAQGNLTPLKCSYCDQERHSVDRCYFLHGFPVGHKLHGKNVKPPNRRKSAAHNTQASSMESTQALTTTPNEKPIFTTEEYTQLMALLRKENGNTPSFANATGRGYEEDDWPGQAT; from the exons aTGGGTGAAACAAAATCCACAGAGAAATCAATTGATGTTTCGGATCCACTCACCTTGCATCACTCAGATCATCCGGGAATTGTTTTGGTATCCAGGCTTCTTGAAGGATACAACTATGGCCAATGGAGTCGATCTATGCGTCTCAATCTTAGCGCAAAGAATAAGATTGGCTTTGTCGATGGGTCTGTCAAAACCCCAGCATCTACAGATGCGAAACACTCTATTTGGCATCGATGCAACGACATGGTATTGTCGTGGATCTTGAATTCAGTACATCCGGACATTGCCGGCAGCGTGATCTATGCCGAAACAGCGGCTGAAGTTTGGAATGACCTCAAAGAGAGGTTTTCACAGGGCAATGATTCCAGAATTTACCAAATCCAACAAGAAATTGTTGAATATCGACAAGGACAACAATCTGTCTCAGCTTATTACACCAAGATGAAGGCACTTTGGGACGAGTTGTCTTCCTACCATGACACTTTATCATGCACATGTGGAGGATTGAAGGAAGTTGCTGCACgacaagagaaagaaagagtcaTGCAGTTTCTTATGGGACTAAATGAGACTTATGCTGCCGTCAGGGGACAGATTTTGATGATGCAACCCCTTCCTGATACACGCAAGGTCCATGCCTTGATACTCCAGCAAGAACGACAGGTTGAAGTAGCTGCACGACGTGATAGCAATACCAGTCATCATGCGATGAAGGTTGCTCAACCCAGCCGTTCACCTGCAGCCCAAGGGAATCTGACTCCCTTAAAGTGTAGTTACTGTGACCAAGAACGACACAGCGTCGATCGCTGTTATTTTCTCCATGGTTTTCCCGTGGGCCATAAGCTACATGGCAAAAATGTGAAGCCACCCAACCGAAGGAAATCAGCTGCACATAATACTCAAGCAAGCTCTATGGAGTCAACTCAGGCATTAACTACCACTCCTAATGAGAAGCCCATATTCACCACCGAGGAGTACACTCAACTTATGGCGCTACTTCGGAAAGAGAATGGTAATACACCTTCTTTTGCTAATGCCACAG GACGTGGCTACGAAGAGGATGATTGGCCTGGGCAAGCAACATAA
- the LOC109947549 gene encoding uncharacterized protein LOC109947549 isoform X2, with translation MGETKSTEKSIDVSDPLTLHHSDHPGIVLVSRLLEGYNYGQWSRSMRLNLSAKNKIGFVDGSVKTPASTDAKHSIWHRCNDMVLSWILNSVHPDIAGSVIYAETAAEVWNDLKERFSQGNDSRIYQIQQEIVEYRQGQQSVSAYYTKMKALWDELSSYHDTLSCTCGGLKEVAARQEKERVMQFLMGLNETYAAVRGQILMMQPLPDTRKVHALILQQERQVEVAARRDSNTSHHAMKVAQPSRSPAAQGNLTPLKCSYCDQERHSVDRCYFLHGFPVGHKLHGKNVKPPNRRKSAAHNTQASSMESTQALTTTPNEKPIFTTEEYTQLMALLRKENGRGYEEDDWPGQAT, from the exons aTGGGTGAAACAAAATCCACAGAGAAATCAATTGATGTTTCGGATCCACTCACCTTGCATCACTCAGATCATCCGGGAATTGTTTTGGTATCCAGGCTTCTTGAAGGATACAACTATGGCCAATGGAGTCGATCTATGCGTCTCAATCTTAGCGCAAAGAATAAGATTGGCTTTGTCGATGGGTCTGTCAAAACCCCAGCATCTACAGATGCGAAACACTCTATTTGGCATCGATGCAACGACATGGTATTGTCGTGGATCTTGAATTCAGTACATCCGGACATTGCCGGCAGCGTGATCTATGCCGAAACAGCGGCTGAAGTTTGGAATGACCTCAAAGAGAGGTTTTCACAGGGCAATGATTCCAGAATTTACCAAATCCAACAAGAAATTGTTGAATATCGACAAGGACAACAATCTGTCTCAGCTTATTACACCAAGATGAAGGCACTTTGGGACGAGTTGTCTTCCTACCATGACACTTTATCATGCACATGTGGAGGATTGAAGGAAGTTGCTGCACgacaagagaaagaaagagtcaTGCAGTTTCTTATGGGACTAAATGAGACTTATGCTGCCGTCAGGGGACAGATTTTGATGATGCAACCCCTTCCTGATACACGCAAGGTCCATGCCTTGATACTCCAGCAAGAACGACAGGTTGAAGTAGCTGCACGACGTGATAGCAATACCAGTCATCATGCGATGAAGGTTGCTCAACCCAGCCGTTCACCTGCAGCCCAAGGGAATCTGACTCCCTTAAAGTGTAGTTACTGTGACCAAGAACGACACAGCGTCGATCGCTGTTATTTTCTCCATGGTTTTCCCGTGGGCCATAAGCTACATGGCAAAAATGTGAAGCCACCCAACCGAAGGAAATCAGCTGCACATAATACTCAAGCAAGCTCTATGGAGTCAACTCAGGCATTAACTACCACTCCTAATGAGAAGCCCATATTCACCACCGAGGAGTACACTCAACTTATGGCGCTACTTCGGAAAGAGAATG GACGTGGCTACGAAGAGGATGATTGGCCTGGGCAAGCAACATAA